The following DNA comes from Moritella sp. 24.
CTGAAATAAAATAACCATTTATGGCTAATTTATGTTTTTTCCTTGATATATATATGTGTAATATTTCATTGTTATGTGTCATATTATGTCGGGTCAGACAGGCGTTTTAGTCGATTAATAATTTTAATATATGACAAGGTAAATACGACCTGCTGATCATTTTGCATAATAATGGAATTCATTAAGAGCGTTTTAAATTAGAAAGCGCCTTAGCTGCATTAAATATAATTATTAATTTATATAATACTTGAATATTTTCACTCTATATTAGGTGTAATGGATTAGCGTTGTACAGTATTGAGCGACCGTCTATAGATGAATGTATTGGTATAAAGGAAAAGTATGAACAACACACAAGAATCATTTTTGACTAGTTTCTTTAAACTAGAATCAGCAGGAGGCATTGTTCTAATGTTCTCAGCTGTCTTGGCTATGATTTTAGCGAATAGCCCTGCACAAGGATTGTATGCATTATTTTTAGAAGTGCCTGTTGAGATTAAACTAGGTGGTTTAGAAATTGCGAAACCATTATTGCTTTGGATTAATGATGGTTTAATGGCTGTGTTCTTCTTTTTAGTTGGACTTGAGTTAAAAAGAGAATTAGTGGAAGGCGAGTTGTCTGATCCACGTAACATCATCTTGCCTGGTGTTGGCGCCATTGGTGGTATGTTATTTCCTGCTCTTATCTATGTATATTTTAATATAGATGATCCAGCAGCATTAAGTGGTTGGGCGATCCCTGCTGCAACAGATATTGCATTTGCGCTAGGTATCTTAAGTCTACTTGGTTCTCGAGTGCCAATTAGCTTGAAGATTTTCTTAACGTCATTAGCTATTTTTGATGATATCGGTGCGATTTTGATTATTGCTTTCTTTTATACATCGAAAATTTCAATCTCGGCACTAATCGTTACAGCACTTTGTATTCCAGTGCTTGCTTACTTGAATAAACGTAATGTTGACTCTAAAACACTTTATATCCTTGTCGGTATCGTGATGTGGGTAGCAATGTTGAAATCGGGTGTTCACGCGACATTAGCGGGTGTTATTCTTGCTTTGTTTATTCCGATGCAGTCAAAAGATAAATCATTCTCACCATTGAAGAAGATGGAACACGGTTTACACTTTGTTGTTGCCTTTGTTATCTTACCTGTATTCGCATTTGCTAATGCTGGTATCAACTTATCAGGTGTTGGTCTGGAACAGATTTTACACCCTGTACCAATGGGTATCGCACTAGGTCTATTTGTTGGTAAGCAAATTGGTATCTTTGGATTATGCTGGTTAGCAATTAAATGTAAAATTGCACAAATGCCTAAAGGTATGAACTGGTGTTCTTTATATAGTACTGCTGTCTTATGTGGTGTTGGTTTTACAATGAGCTTATTCATTGGTTCACTTGCCTTCGAAGCAACAGGTACAAACTTATTGTTTGATGAACGCCTTGGTATTATTTTAGGCTCATTACTGTCAGGTGTTATTGGTTTCTTCATGTTGAAATCATGCTTATCGAATCAAGAGAAAGCGAAATAACCGACGACTGTGTAGCTGTGATAACCTCGTAAGATAATAGAAAGCACCCACTATGGGTGCTTTTTTTATATCTGGCTTGTACAGTGTTTTTTTCAATTGTTACACTCATAAGTCCAGTGGCTTATATCCGAAGATTACTTATTTATCAGTTGAATATATTGATTAAACAAGATAGTTTAAAGGTTCAAAGTGTAGTCTTCATAATCAGAGAGCGTAGTCTTGAGTACAATTAAATCGATATTTGAACGTAATCGCGCATGGTCAGAACAGATTAATGAACAGTTCCCTGACTTTTTTGAGCAACTTTCTAAACAACAAACACCTGACTATTTATGGATAGGTTGTTCTGACAGCCGTGTCCCTGCAAATCAGATCATGGCTCTGCCCCCAGGGGAGGTCTTTGTTCACCGCAATATTGCAAATGTTGTTGTGCATACAGATTTAAACTGCTTATCAGTGATCCAGTACGCTGTAGAGGTGCTTAAAGTTAAGCATATTATTGTCTGCGGACATTATGGCTGTGGTGGTGTTAAAGCCGCTATGGGTGATGGCCAGCATGGTTTAATCGATAACTGGCTTCGTCATATCAAAGATGTAGAACGCTTCCATATGGATGACCTAGAAGGTGTCTGTGGGGAAGATAAAATTGACCGTATGTGTGAGCTTAATGTTATTGAGCAAGTGCGTAATGTCTGTAATACAACAGTAGTGAAGCGAGCGTGGCGTAATGGTGCTGAGTTAACGATTCATGGCTGGATCTTTAATATTAGTAATGGTGTATTGAAAAGTTTAACGGACAGTATTGAATCTAGAGAGAAGCAACTGGAAGTTATTGCTAAGTAAGTATAATGATACAGATATAAAAAAAGCCAATGAGATAACTCATTGGCTTTTTTATTACCTAAATTTTAATTGATATATTATCGAGTAAATTTTAGGTAATAAAAAAGGTGAACTAAGTTCACCTTTTTTGATAACTGTTTAACCGATTAATAGTAAACTATTAAAGAGGTTTAACGTTCTCAGCTTGTGGACCTTTTTGGCCTTGACCTACTGTGAACTCAACTTTTTGACCGTCAGTAAGTACTTTAAAGCCATCAACTAAGATAGAGCTGAAATGTACGAATACATCTGGGCCGTTTTCTTGTTCGATGAAACCGAAGCCTTTAGCTTCGTTGAAGAATTTTACTTTACCGATTACTGTATTAGACATATTAAAAAACCCTGTAAATGCGTTATTAAAAAAAATTGTAAAAAACCAGGGTATAACTTATATAAACAATACAAAACAATAATAGATAACAAGTACCAACTAAAGATTATTCTACCGATATAAACTAGCCTAATTTCTTAAGACGAATTATACATGGTTGAAGCCTCATAGCAACACACTCGTCCGTTATTTTTATAAAATTGTTGTTTTCATTAGCAAAATCAACAAAGAATGGACTTGCTTGGTGCCTTTGTAGCCTTTGTGACTCTTATTTTATGCGATATTAGTTCATATAACAGCCAATCCATAGCACCATCTGATTTTTTAATCACTGTCGGCTGTAATGATTGATAACTTATTATTTGTTGCTAATTTAGGACTGTGCTAATCATCAGTCTAAATGTATAAGAATTTGATATAAAAGAGCTATTTTAAATGTAGAAGCATTATAGTTGGTGATGGTAGCAGGTAAGACTAGAGCACCAAGTAATGGTGGATAAACGATATTCGAGATGAAATTAAGGAATGATTATGAGTAAGAGTGTTCGTAGACAGTGGTTTTTTAGTCAAAAGAAAGTAGAAAAACATTTCACTCATAAATAATGAGGAATGATTTAAAAGTATTTCTTAGTGAGTAGGGTAAATTAAAAAAGTTGTCAGTAAATAGGTATATTTACTGACAATATAGAACGTTTCTTCAATTAAGCTGCATTTTCTTCTTCTACACGTGCAATGTATTTTTCCATTGCAGCATCTGAAGATAAACCACGTAATTTATTCCAAGCCGTCCATTTAGCAAAAGCAACCATATCAAAGATAGATGGTTTTTTAGTAGCAACATCGCCTTCTGTTGCTTGCTTAAATAATGAGTAAAACTCTAATTTCAATTCTTGAGAAGGCTTTTTCTTTGCTGTGCCATTCTGTACTTGGTCTACTGTAGCTTCAAATTTAGCGCGTAGGTCTGTCATTTTATATTCCTTTATTTAGCTATTCTATTGTTGAATTAAAGTACTTATATCATTACAGCGTTCTAGCGCTGCAATACACCTACTAATGAGTAGTTAAGTTACAAGCGAATCTTACATTTTTTTTTAAATGATTACACCCTTTAATTTCAATTTTAGGTATGAATTTAAATAATGAAAAATCCTTATTATTCAATCTAATAACTTAAGTTTAAGTATGACTTTTCTAATCTGATTAATCACTATACTGGAAATGTATAAAATAGATGAACATTGGCCGTATATTGATATAGCGCATGCTTGAAGGGGGTCTTAGTTAAAAAATGTTAATTAAACTTG
Coding sequences within:
- the nhaA gene encoding Na+/H+ antiporter NhaA, which gives rise to MNNTQESFLTSFFKLESAGGIVLMFSAVLAMILANSPAQGLYALFLEVPVEIKLGGLEIAKPLLLWINDGLMAVFFFLVGLELKRELVEGELSDPRNIILPGVGAIGGMLFPALIYVYFNIDDPAALSGWAIPAATDIAFALGILSLLGSRVPISLKIFLTSLAIFDDIGAILIIAFFYTSKISISALIVTALCIPVLAYLNKRNVDSKTLYILVGIVMWVAMLKSGVHATLAGVILALFIPMQSKDKSFSPLKKMEHGLHFVVAFVILPVFAFANAGINLSGVGLEQILHPVPMGIALGLFVGKQIGIFGLCWLAIKCKIAQMPKGMNWCSLYSTAVLCGVGFTMSLFIGSLAFEATGTNLLFDERLGIILGSLLSGVIGFFMLKSCLSNQEKAK
- the can gene encoding carbonate dehydratase — protein: MSTIKSIFERNRAWSEQINEQFPDFFEQLSKQQTPDYLWIGCSDSRVPANQIMALPPGEVFVHRNIANVVVHTDLNCLSVIQYAVEVLKVKHIIVCGHYGCGGVKAAMGDGQHGLIDNWLRHIKDVERFHMDDLEGVCGEDKIDRMCELNVIEQVRNVCNTTVVKRAWRNGAELTIHGWIFNISNGVLKSLTDSIESREKQLEVIAK
- a CDS encoding cold-shock protein, whose product is MSNTVIGKVKFFNEAKGFGFIEQENGPDVFVHFSSILVDGFKVLTDGQKVEFTVGQGQKGPQAENVKPL
- a CDS encoding acyl-CoA-binding protein, whose product is MTDLRAKFEATVDQVQNGTAKKKPSQELKLEFYSLFKQATEGDVATKKPSIFDMVAFAKWTAWNKLRGLSSDAAMEKYIARVEEENAA